ACGTTTCGTTTCTGTTTCGCCTCAAGGGCAAGCTGCTGCAGCTTCGTCTGGAATGCCTCATCCTTTTCCAAAGGAATCGTTTCCTGAGCATAGGCCTCGATAATCAACAGATGCTTGCGCACACACATCTCGCTTTCCGTTTCACAGGGGCAATCCTGATCCGTGAGATGGCTCTGCAACAGAAGCATTTCTTTCAGAAGTTGCTCGTACTGCCACTTCAAAATCGGCGTCATTGTTTCCGTCATTGAATACCTCTCATGATGATTTTGATGTTCGGTTATTGATGACCCGGCAGGGTCCTAGGAACAAGGAGCGGTGACTTACCTGTCTTTCTCCGGGAAAAAAGACATCCAAGTGGCCATCAATAAGGATGCCAGGAAAAGGCTTGAGAATTATGCCTTTGGAAATAGGTGGTTACTAGAAACGGCAGTATCGAGGGCGAGCGAAACCCCATGCCCGAAGAATCAATTCTTAAGAAACAAGACTCTCTTTGCCAATATTTTCATAACCACTCAAGTGCTTGGACAGACTACCGGCCGTGGGGTAGAAATAATGAAAAGTATTCATAAAAGTCGCTCGACGAACACTATCCACAAACCATGGACACCGTTATGACATTTCCTCTCGAACAACTTGAGGCCAAGTTGCGCGGCATGCTCCACCAGGGCATGCGCCTGGGTGAATCAACGGTCAAGAACATGCTCCAGATCCTGGCCGCCAAGGATGCACAAGAACTCGCTTCCCGGTTGACGGATCACGAGGATGCCGAGGCTTGGTCCATGCGCGACCTGGCGCTTTTCCCGGATCATGAGTTTGCACTGACCGTGGAGGCCTGGCTGCTGGAGCAGGAAACACGGCTTGGGGAACTGCCGGCGGTGAATCACCAGGAACTCACCGATCTGGCGGCAATGCTGGACCATGCTGTAATCATCCTGCGTCTCCCGGACCAAAGCAGGGTCCAGCTCGTCCTGGACGTAGAGGAAGCATTCCGCTTCGTGACCCGTCTGAATCTGCAAAAGACATTTCCTTCATTAATTAAAGCCTTTCTTGCTGAGCTACGCGAAGCTGGAAATACCGATCTTGTACCTGCCGTACGCTTGGCGTGCAGACAGGCTCGCTTAACATGGACCACGGCGAACGAGACCTTCGTCCTGAACCTGTTGCAGGGCTGTTTCGCCGCCGATGAAAATGACGCGCTACGTCGCCAAACTCTGGATCTGGTACAATGGTGCCTGCGCTTTCTGGAGCATGCCGGTGAAGACATTCCGGGCGCATTGGCCCGCCGGCGCGATGAACTGCTCAAGAACCTGGATCAGGCGGAGGAGATGGAGCGAATCCGGAAGAAGTACAATTTTGAAACCCGGCGCATGTTGGGCATCGTGGAGCAGCACCTGGAAGAGACCGCCCTGCAGGACGAACTGGCCCTGGTGGAACTGGTCGCCCGAGCAACCGGCGGCTATCCGTCGCAATATCAGGTCATGCGAAAAAATCTGGGCGAGGCCCGAACCATGGGCGACATGCACGACATCATGGATGGCTGAACCGGATCTGCCTTGATAATCGAAAGCGGATCCCCAGGAATCACCGTAGTTTTACCTCTGGGACCGCCGCACCCCGGTGCGGCAAGGCAGGCAATCCCGCTTCACGTGGAACCTTCGCGCTCAAATGGTGCCGCACCGGGGTGCGGCGGTCCCGGGGAGAGTCACCGTTCGATAACTGCGCCCATTCGCGCGGACAGGGAGGCCAGCCCCGCCAGAACCGCCAAGCTTAGGGCCAGTGCGGCGATAGTCACGTCCCTGTCCAGAAAATATCCCAATAATATCGGCGAAATTGAAGTCGCGACCACCATTATGGACTGGTTCATGGACCGGATCGCGCCAAGGTGCAAAACGCCGTACCGCTCCGCCCAAATCGTCCCCGCGGCCGTGGCGGCCAGACCCTGCGTGGTCCCCACAAGACCCAGGTAGATGTACAAAACCGTGCTTCCCGGCACCGATGCCAGAATCAGCAGCCCGCTGATGATCGGAAGCAGAGCCAGAGGCAGGGCTTTTCCGGCGCCCAGACGATCCACCAGAGGTCCGGCGGCGAAAAGCGCTCCGAAATGGCAGAGCGCATAGAAGGAAAAACCAGCGCCCAACATCTCCAGGGACCAGCCCCGCTCCGCGGCAAAGGCCGTCTGGTGAAAAAACAATGCAGTTACGGCAAACGGGGTGAACAGCGTTGCCGGCAAAATAAGATAGAAGCCGGGGTCTCGGAGAACTTCCCGGCGATTGAAGCGACTGCGATCTGGACCGGATTTGGAACCTGCCGGATTTTTCCCGACAAGCTCCTGTGGCTGCGGCGCATTGCGGGCGAGAAAAGCCAGGGCAGGCAGAACCAGGAGACAGAGAAATACTGCGCCCGCCAGCCAGGGCAACCGCCAGCTGCTCCAGACAACCAGGAACGCCGCGGCTGCCGGAAGCACGGCCTCGGCCAGTGGGAAGCCCATTGCGGCCAGGGCCACGGCCCTGCCGCGGTGCGCCGGAAAATACCTGGCCGCGGTGGTCATTCCGACATGGGAGATCATGCCCTGTCCGCCGAAGCGGATGCAGATGAAACCCAGACCAAGGATCAGAACCCCGGGTGCGAACCCAATCAGCACGCAACCGCCGGCCAGGATGAAAACAGCCAGGGCTGTAATACGGGGCAGGGTCCAGGTATCCACCAGCGCGCCGAATCGGAGCAACAAGAACGCACTGCAAAGCGTGGCCGCACTGTACAGGCTGCCGTAGGCGGTATGAGACAAGTCGAAGGCGTGGCGGATATCGGCGCCGAAGATGGACACGAAGAAAGTCTGCCCAAAGCCTGATGCCGCAGTGGCTCCCAGTGCAAAGAAGGCCAGACGCGGATTGGACGCCATGAAGGTCGGAAGTCGATGATGCAGCGGTTTCATCGGAAAATCGTACCGCCAAAGCCCAAAAACGACAAACGCCGCCCAGCCCTCAGGCTGCGCGGCGTTGCATATGGCGGCGAACTTGTTCAGCGAGAACTCAGTTCAGACCCTTGGCGACCATCTTGGTCAGACGCAGCAGTTGGTTGCAAAAACCGGATTCATTGTCGTACCAGATGATGACCTTGGCCATCCTGTCCCGAAGAACCGTGGTGCATGGTCCGTCCACTACTCCGCCGTAGGTGCTGCCGTTGAAGTCGATGGAGACCAGCGGTTCCTCGGTGTAGCCCAGAACATTCAGCAGCGGACCTTCGGCGGCTTCACGCAAGGCCTGATTAAGGGTTTGGGCATCGGCGTCATTGGCCAATTCGACCACCAGATCCACAAGGGAGACATTGGGCGTGGGCACCCGTACGGCCATGCCGTCCAGGCGGCCCTCCAGTTCCGGCAAAACCTGGGTCACGACCCGGGCCGCACCGGTGGTGGTGGGCAGCATGGACATGGCCGCGGCCCGGCCCCTGCGCAGATCCTTATGCGAACCATCCAGAATGCGCTGACTCATGGTATAGGAGTGAATAGTGGTCATCAGGCCGTGCTCAATGCCGAACCGGTCGTTCAGCACCTTGGCCACCGGCGCCAGACAGTTGGTGGTGCAGGAAGCGTTGGAGACGATGTGATGCTCCGCAGGTTGGTAAGACTGATCATTCACACCCATGACGATGGTCAGATCGGGATCTTTTCCCGGAGCGGCGATCAGCACTTTTTTTGCCCCGCAATCGAGATGCTGCTGACAGGGCTCCCGGGACGTGAACTTGCCCGTGGTTTCCAAAACAATATCTACACCCAGATCCCCCCAGATCCATTCACCGGCTTGTTTGCGGGTCACGGCGACCTGCTTTCCGGCCAGCTCAAAGCCCTTATCGTTGGCCTCGGCCGTATCGCTCAATCGACCGTGAACCGAATCGTATTTGAGCAGGTGCACCAGAGCGGAATTCTCGGCCCTGGCATTTACGGCAACCAGGGTGACATCGGGATCCGCTGCCAACAGTCGGGTC
This DNA window, taken from Desulfonatronum thiosulfatophilum, encodes the following:
- a CDS encoding MFS transporter, translating into MKPLHHRLPTFMASNPRLAFFALGATAASGFGQTFFVSIFGADIRHAFDLSHTAYGSLYSAATLCSAFLLLRFGALVDTWTLPRITALAVFILAGGCVLIGFAPGVLILGLGFICIRFGGQGMISHVGMTTAARYFPAHRGRAVALAAMGFPLAEAVLPAAAAFLVVWSSWRLPWLAGAVFLCLLVLPALAFLARNAPQPQELVGKNPAGSKSGPDRSRFNRREVLRDPGFYLILPATLFTPFAVTALFFHQTAFAAERGWSLEMLGAGFSFYALCHFGALFAAGPLVDRLGAGKALPLALLPIISGLLILASVPGSTVLYIYLGLVGTTQGLAATAAGTIWAERYGVLHLGAIRSMNQSIMVVATSISPILLGYFLDRDVTIAALALSLAVLAGLASLSARMGAVIER
- the gap gene encoding type I glyceraldehyde-3-phosphate dehydrogenase — translated: MSVRIGINGFGRIGRYMTRLLAADPDVTLVAVNARAENSALVHLLKYDSVHGRLSDTAEANDKGFELAGKQVAVTRKQAGEWIWGDLGVDIVLETTGKFTSREPCQQHLDCGAKKVLIAAPGKDPDLTIVMGVNDQSYQPAEHHIVSNASCTTNCLAPVAKVLNDRFGIEHGLMTTIHSYTMSQRILDGSHKDLRRGRAAAMSMLPTTTGAARVVTQVLPELEGRLDGMAVRVPTPNVSLVDLVVELANDADAQTLNQALREAAEGPLLNVLGYTEEPLVSIDFNGSTYGGVVDGPCTTVLRDRMAKVIIWYDNESGFCNQLLRLTKMVAKGLN